A window of bacterium genomic DNA:
GACGAACGGGTGGTGAAAAAGAATGGAGACTTTTTTAATCGTTTTTCAGTTACTGAACATACATCTTTACCAAAGGAAATACCAAATTGAACGATTTGAATCTGAAGTTAGCAGCGGCCAAAGGGATTCTTTTTGATCTCGACAACACCCTCTACAATGGGGAAAAGGGGGTGTTCCAGCGCATCAACGAGCGCATCAACGATTTCGTGAGGGAGTTCACCGAATGTAAGAGCGAAAAGGTGGATGCCCTGAGAAGGGATTACAAGGATCGTTACGGAACCACTCTGGGCGGCCTCATGGCCCATCATTCCGTGGACCCGGATCAGTACCTGGAATATGTCCACGACGTTTCCGTGGAGGAGCTGCTGAAACCTGATCCGGTCCTCGCCGCCTTCCTGCGGTCCATTGAGCTTCCCATGGCCATATTCACCAACGGGTCAAATCAGCACGCGCGGCGGGTCCTGGATGCCCTGGGGGTTGCCCCATATTTCGAGGGCATCTGTGACCTTGCCGACACGAAATATCTCGGCAAACCCCACAGGGAGGCGTTTGAAGCAGCTTCCGGCCTCCTTGACTGTTCACTGGCGGAAACTGTTTTTGTGGATGACCTATTGGTGAATGTGAAAGCTGGAAGTGAGCTTTGTTCCCTGTCTATCCACGTGAATCCCTGGGAGGATGGGGCCGGCGACCTTCATGTGGAAAAGGTGCTCGACCTGGTTCCGATATTCTCCCCAATGCCATGGTATCAGGATTGAACTGGACACGGTGTGTGAGGAGAACACTAGACGCGGGGACACGGAGGGAAAGAACTGGAGGGGGCGAGGGGGCGAGGGGGAGAGCGGGCGAGAGGGAGAAAATAAACGTCATTCCGGACATCACGCCTGCTGCGTGATGATCCGGAATCAAGCCTGCCGCGGCGACCTGTCACGGCATAGCCTGCTTGTGAGGGCATTTTATCACGGCGTAGCCCCAAGGCGAAGCCGGAAGCCATTGGCGACGACCCAAGGCGACGACGGAAGTCCTGAGCTTGTGGTTCGATAGGCTCACCACCCAGAGCATCGTCGAAGGGTCGAAGGACGAAGACAGGTGGTATTGCTGTAACAAATGCCACTGGACTCCGGGTCCGGGCCCGGAGTGACCAGCAGTTCAGCTTTCCTCTGCCTGTCTCCGTCTGCCCTGAGCAAGTTGAAGACCCTGAGCATGGTCGAAGGGCGC
This region includes:
- a CDS encoding pyrimidine 5'-nucleotidase — protein: MNDLNLKLAAAKGILFDLDNTLYNGEKGVFQRINERINDFVREFTECKSEKVDALRRDYKDRYGTTLGGLMAHHSVDPDQYLEYVHDVSVEELLKPDPVLAAFLRSIELPMAIFTNGSNQHARRVLDALGVAPYFEGICDLADTKYLGKPHREAFEAASGLLDCSLAETVFVDDLLVNVKAGSELCSLSIHVNPWEDGAGDLHVEKVLDLVPIFSPMPWYQD